One window from the genome of Myxocyprinus asiaticus isolate MX2 ecotype Aquarium Trade chromosome 30, UBuf_Myxa_2, whole genome shotgun sequence encodes:
- the LOC127421513 gene encoding E3 ubiquitin-protein ligase RNF5-like: MLMIGGCQHQVPPTLPKDTGRHFLLPAAVYSLNPSDQGVYVRCERERMQEAAEQQRSSSDGASARGAGVPGSGGGAGPGGGERDRERATFECNICLDTARDAVISLCGHLFCWPCLHQWLETRPSRQQCPVCKAGISRDKVIPLYGRGSTSQEDPRLKTPPRPQGQRTEPESRGAFQGFGDTGFHMSFGIGAFPFGFFTTVFNTNDPFHRPDPHYAADHQGDGNANNGNNWQDSLFLFLAIFFFFWMLSV; this comes from the exons ATGCTAATGATTGGCGGCTGCCAGCATCAAGTCCCGCCTACTCTTCCGAAAGATACTGGCAggcacttcctgctgccagctgCCGTTTATTCGCTTAACCCCTCAGACCAAGGAGTGTACGTGCGGTGTGAGCGCGAGAGGATGCAGGAGGCCGCGGAGCAGCAGCGGAGCTCgagtgacggcgcgtccgccagAGGAGCGGGAGTCCCGGGCAGCGGAGGCGGAGCGGGTCCCGGAGGAGGCGAGCGGGATAGAGAACGGGCCACTTTCGAGTGTAATATCTGCCTGGACACCGCCCGAGACGCGGTCATCAGCCTGTGCGGACACCTCTTCTG TTGGCCATGTCTTCATCAG TGGTTGGAGACGCGGCCCAGCAGACAGCAGTGTCCCGTGTGTAAAGCAGGAATCAGCAGAGATAAAGTCATTCCACTGTACGGCCGCGGCAGCACCAGCCAAGAGGATCCCAG ATTGAAAACCCCACCACGACCTCAGGGTCAAAGAACAGAGCCGGAGAGCAGAGGG GCGTTTCAGGGTTTCGGTGACACAGGGTTTCACATGTCGTTTGGAATCGGGGCTTTTCCGTTTGGCTTTTTCACCACAGTCTTTAATACCAACGACCCATTTCACAGACCAG ATCCTCATTATGCAGCAGATCACCAAGGCGACGGTAATGCAAACAACGGAAACAACTGGCAGGACTCGCTCTTCCTCTTCCTTgccatcttcttcttcttctggatGTTGAGTGTGTGA